GGGGTCGATTCGACGAGCGTGCGAAGGTCGGGCGATGTCTCGAGCGCCTTGTCGAGCGTCATGCCGATGTCTCCCGGAACGAGCTTCGCGATCCGGTCGACCTCCCCGTAGGGGATCCCGAGAACGCGCCCGACGTCCCGGATCGCCGCGCGCGCCGCCATCGTCCCGAATGTGATGATCTGCGCGACGCTCCGCTCCCCGTATTTCCGCGTGACGTAATCGATCACCTCGCCGCGCCGCTCGAAGCAGAAGTCGATGTCGATGTCGGGGAGGCTCACTCGTTCGGGGTTCAAGAAACGCTCGAAGAGGAGCGAGAAGCGGATCGGATCGAGATCGGTGATGCCGAGAAGATAGGAGACGATGCTCCCCGCCGCGGATCCGCGCCCCGGACCGACCGGGATGCCCCGCTCCTTCGCCGCCTGGATGAAGTCGCGCACGATGAGGAAGTACCCCGCGTAGCCGACCTTTCGGATCACGGAGAGCTCGAAGCGGACGCGATCCTTCACCGCCTCGCCGGCGTCCGGATAGCGGGCGGGGAGCGCTTCCCACGCGAGATGCTCGAGGTACGCGTCGAGATCCGCGTGGCCGGGCGGGACGGGGAACTCGGGGAGATGCGCGCCGCCGAGATCGAGCGTGAGGTCGGTCCGGTCCGCGACGACGAGCGTGTTCAGGAGCGCCTCGGGGATCTCGCGGAACGCCTCTTCCATCTCGGCCGCCGTGGCGAAGTGGTTCCTCTTCGTCTCGTATCGAAGGCGGTTCGGATCGTTCCGGTCCTTTCCGGTTCCGATGCAGAGGAGCAGATCGTGCGAATCGGCGTGATCGGGCGTGAGGTAGTGGCAGTCGTTCGTCGCGACGACCGGAAGATCCAGCCTTCGGGCGACGTCGAGAAGCCCGCGGACCGCCCGCGTCTCCGCCTCGAGGCCGTGATGTTGCAGCTCGATGAAGAGGTTCCCCTTCCCGAAGATATCGGAGAGAAGGCCCGCGCGCGCGGCGGCGGTCTCCGGATCGTCCGAGAGAACCGGCACGGCGACCGGTCCCTGCATGCAGGCGGTGAGCGCGATGAGCCCCTCGCTTCGCTCGGCGAGGATCTCCGGATCGATCCGCGGCCGGTAGTAGAAACCCTCGAGATACGCCGAGGACGAGAGCTTGATCAGGTTGAGAAAGCCGGTCCGGTTCTTCGCGAGAAGAACGAGGTGGTACGTGCGCTCCCCGCCGGAGCGCGCGCTCTTCTTGTCGTGGCGGCTTCCGAGGGTGAGGTACGTCTCGCATCCGATGATCGGCTTCACGCCGCGCCGCCGGGCCGCCTCGTAGAAATGAACCGCGCCGAACAGGTTGCCGTGGTCGGTGAGCGCGACGGCCGGCATCCCCTCCTCGGCCGCGCGGGCGGCGAGATCCTTTACTTTCAAAGCGCCGTCGAGGAGGCTGTAGTCGCTGTGGTTGTGCAGATGGACGAACGCCGCTCCCCGCCCCGTCATCGATCCGAATCCCCGGACACGTAAAAGGTCGACTCGCTCTTCTCGACGTTCCCCGCCCGGTCGGTCGCCTCGACCGCGAACCGGTGAGAGCCGATGCCGAGAGGGCTCTTGACGCCGTAGAAGATCAGCTCGCGCTCGGGATCGAACTCCGCGATCACGCGCCGCCCGTCGAGGAACATCTGCACCCCCTCGGCGTCGAACCCGGCCCCCACGTCGGACACCTTCGCCTGGAGGCGCGGCCTCGTCGTCCCGACCACCGATCCGGGCGCGGGACGGAGCCCGTACACGCTCGGGGGCTCTTGGTCGCGGATGAGCGCGAACCGGGAGAGCCGCGAGGTGGAGACGGAGAAGTCGGCGTCGCCGGAGCTCTCGCGGCGGCTCACGAAACGCCACCTGCCGTGCGCGTCCATCCGGTAGAGCCCGACCCCTTCCCCCTCGGTCCCGGCGGCGAACGGGCGGATCCGGATCGTCGCGTTTCCGCGAAGGAGGGCGCTCGCCGGCTCGAACCGGTAGGACGGGCTGATGTAGGAAAGCCCGCGCTCGAGAAGAGGCCCCTGCTCCTTCTCGACGCGGAAGTAGGTGTCCCGCACGAGAGCGGCGGACGGGAGGCGGATGGAGGCCATCCCCTCCTCGTCGCGGACCTCGCCGCCGAGAAGAGCCGGAACCCGAACCGCGCGGATCTTCGCGAGCGTCGACCACTCCGAGTCGCCGGTTCCCCGAAGCGCCACCGTCACCCAGGCCGGCTCCGACTCGAGATCGCGGAGCGGAACGACCCCTTCGTAGCGGGTCGCGTCCGTCTGCTCCATCACCAGACGGAGAGGCGAGCGGTTGTCGCGAAGCACCTTCGCGTCGATCTTGTAGGGATGCGCGCGCGTGATCTCGAGAACGACGAGCGCCGCGTCCGCGTGGTACTCGGTCCGGAGGGTCATCTCGGGTTCCGGAGTGGGAACCGCCTCGTAGTTGCGATAGAGAAAGAGCGGGCGGCGGTGCGCCCCCGAGAGCGTCGCTACGTCGACGCGGAAGAGAAGGGGCATCCGCTGCGAAAGAACGGGGAACCCCCGCGCGACCCACGCGTCCCTCTCGACCGCGTAGCGCGCGTTTCTCGACTCCCAGTGACGGCCCCCGTTCAGCGAGCGGGAGACGACGAAGTCCCCGATCTCGCCCGGAGAGCCCTCGAGGAAGACGGTGACCTCGTCGTCGTCCACCACCTGCGCGCGCCGGATCTCCGGGAGGGCGCCGACCACCGTTCCGAGCACCGCGCGCGAGACGTTCCCGTTCGCGTCCGTCGCCACCCCCTCGACGTAGTGAAGGCCCTCGGAGAGGACGATCCCCTCTCCGTACGCGCCGCGTCCCGAGCCGACGATCACGCCGGCGTGGCGCCTGTCGGTGAGGGTGAAGGGGAGAAGGTTCGTCGCCGCGGTGTAGAGACGGTGATACGTGCCCCCGCCTCTCTCGATCATTCCCTGATCGTACTCAATCCCGACCAACCCCGCCTTGTCGTAGGAGAAGCGATCGAAGCGCGAGCGATACGCGATCTCCTCGTCGACGTGGAGGTCGAGGCTGAAGACGCCGAAGCGCTGGTCGCACGCGGTCTGCCGGTCGTCGGCCATGATGAGGACGCCGACCGGGCCCTCGATGCGCACGGTCCGGTCGGTCCGAAAGCAGAGCTCGCTCGGCGACCATTCGAACGGAATCGTGAGCGGTCGAATCGATCCGTCCACGCGCGCGTCGCTCTCGAGCGGCGTGAGGATGACCGAGCGGATCGTCGGCGGGACGTCGTCCTGGATCGCGAACCCGTGGCGGAGCGGGTTCAAGGGGACGTCCTCGCCGTCGCGCAGCTCGAAATGGAGATGCGGAGAGCCCGCGCCGGTTTGCCCGCTGTAGCCGATCACCTCGCCCGCCGCCACCGGATAGGTTCCTCGCGGAAGAAGAAGATCGATCGTGTAGCTCCCCCGCCGGTTCTGTTCCTCCTCGACGAGGCGGAGAAGCCCCGGGGCGAAGTCGCTGAGATGCGCGTACACGGCGATCTTTCCGTCGGGGAGGAGAAGATAGGCGGTCTTCCCGTACCCGATCGGAGAGGCGCGGACCCGGTAGACCTCTCCGCTCGCGACGGCGCGAACCTTGAAACCCGTTTTACCTCCGGTGGAAAGATCGATCCCCGCGTGAAAATGGTCCTGGCGGTATTCGGCGAAGGAAGAAGTCAAACAGCTGCGATACGACAGCGGCCAAACGTACTCGGTCTTGCCCGAGGCGGTTCCGGCGCGCGCCCCTCCCGCGACGACAAGAAGCGCGACCGCGAGACCCAACCTTCTGTTCATGTTCGGACCCGACGAGTCCTTTGCGAGGCCCTCCGTCTCGGGAACCTGCGAAGCGCTTCCCCGCACACCACTTCGCCCGCGAGAACAGCTCCATGCGCAATCTATCACCGCGCTCGGGGGCTGTCAACAGGCGGCGAGAGGTGACCGAAGCCTTCCTCCCTCATTCAAGTGATTCAGGGACACAATACCGATTTCGGCCCGTATGCTACGCCGCCTGTCGCACCTCCGCCCACCATTGTCTGTTTCCGGCAGCGACAGGCGCTCGCTTGCTCAAAGATGCCGCGCGCGAATCGGTACCTGATACCCCTCTAAGTCGGTACCTGATACCCTATTTCCCCCGAGGGAGTCCCCGGAGCGCGAAGCGCGAAGGGGGAGCATTGAGCGGACAGCCGCCGACAGGGCCGAGCCGGGGCTCCCCGTCGCGAAGAGCGACGGGGTGGCGAGGAAGCTCCTTCGCGCATGCGGCGCGAAGGAGTGACCCGCCGTCCGAGGACATCACCACGGCGGGCGGCGATGGTGGGAACGGAGAGCGCCGGCGCCCGGACCGCTCCCCGGTTGCCGATCGCCGGGCGACATGCTATTCTCCCGGCGGTGAGAACCGTAATCCGAACCCGC
This sequence is a window from Candidatus Eisenbacteria bacterium. Protein-coding genes within it:
- a CDS encoding M23 family metallopeptidase; this translates as MNRRLGLAVALLVVAGGARAGTASGKTEYVWPLSYRSCLTSSFAEYRQDHFHAGIDLSTGGKTGFKVRAVASGEVYRVRASPIGYGKTAYLLLPDGKIAVYAHLSDFAPGLLRLVEEEQNRRGSYTIDLLLPRGTYPVAAGEVIGYSGQTGAGSPHLHFELRDGEDVPLNPLRHGFAIQDDVPPTIRSVILTPLESDARVDGSIRPLTIPFEWSPSELCFRTDRTVRIEGPVGVLIMADDRQTACDQRFGVFSLDLHVDEEIAYRSRFDRFSYDKAGLVGIEYDQGMIERGGGTYHRLYTAATNLLPFTLTDRRHAGVIVGSGRGAYGEGIVLSEGLHYVEGVATDANGNVSRAVLGTVVGALPEIRRAQVVDDDEVTVFLEGSPGEIGDFVVSRSLNGGRHWESRNARYAVERDAWVARGFPVLSQRMPLLFRVDVATLSGAHRRPLFLYRNYEAVPTPEPEMTLRTEYHADAALVVLEITRAHPYKIDAKVLRDNRSPLRLVMEQTDATRYEGVVPLRDLESEPAWVTVALRGTGDSEWSTLAKIRAVRVPALLGGEVRDEEGMASIRLPSAALVRDTYFRVEKEQGPLLERGLSYISPSYRFEPASALLRGNATIRIRPFAAGTEGEGVGLYRMDAHGRWRFVSRRESSGDADFSVSTSRLSRFALIRDQEPPSVYGLRPAPGSVVGTTRPRLQAKVSDVGAGFDAEGVQMFLDGRRVIAEFDPERELIFYGVKSPLGIGSHRFAVEATDRAGNVEKSESTFYVSGDSDR